From a region of the Triticum aestivum cultivar Chinese Spring chromosome 7D, IWGSC CS RefSeq v2.1, whole genome shotgun sequence genome:
- the LOC123169175 gene encoding germin-like protein 8-4: MLPLTKQLTMASSSSLFLLAALLALASWQATAYDPSPLQDFCIADMKAPVRVNGFACKDPMAATPEDFFNAAMLDQPRDTKASKVRSNVTNINVINFPGLNTLGISLARIDYGPLGVNTPHIHPRATELLTVLEGTLYLGFVTSNPNRLFSKIVKKGDVFVFPKAMIHFQMNLAHDKPAAALSSLSSQNPGVISIANAVFGSKPPISDDVLATAFQVEKDLIHWLQSQFWGNTNY, encoded by the exons ATGCTTCCATTGACAAAGCAACTCACCATGGCTTCCTCTTCCTCATTGTTTCTCCTTGCAGCCCTCCTTGCGCTGGCCTCATGGCAGGCCACTGCCTATGATCCTAGCCCTCTTCAGGACTTCTGCATTGCCGACATGAAGGCGCCTG TGCGAGTAAATGGGTTTGCTTGCAAGGACCCAATGGCCGCGACCCCGGAAGACTTCTTCAACGCAGCCATGCTCGATCAGCCTAGGGATACTAAGGCCAGCAAGGTCAGGTCTAACGTCACCAACATCAATGTCATAAATTTCCCTGGCCTCAACACCCTCGGCATCTCGCTGGCTCGCATCGACTATGGACCATTAGGTGTGAACACGCCACACATACACCCCCGTGCCACTGAGCTCCTCACAGTGCTTGAGGGGACACTCTACCTTGGATTTGTCACATCCAACCCAAAcaggctcttctccaagatagttAAGAAGGGCGATGTATTCGTATTCCCAAAAGCAATGATCCACTTCCAAATGAACCTAGCGCATGACAAGCCAGCAGCCGCGTTGTCCTCGCTCAGCAGCCAAAACCCTGGAGTTATTTCTATTGCCAATGCAGTATTTGGATCAAAGCCACCGATTTCGGATGATGTCTTAGCCACGGCATTTCAGGTGGAGAAGGATCTCATTCACTGGCTCCAATCTCAGTTCTGGGGGAACACCAACTACTAA